ttgttgatttcttatggatcttgatggaaaaaaagggGACTTATATCTATGAGtaatttggagcagatccagataaGAATCTAGATCGAGTGATTTTCATTACagtttcattaaaaataaaacacgaaGAATTTTTTTAATTCTGTTGGCTTTTGTCTAAATAAAGGAAGGCGTCTGTAGATCAGGCCAAGTCACATCCTTTTTGTTGATAATAGAAATATGATACGACCATTATTATGCTGGCAGCGATGCTGACAGTCCAGATCTCAGCCTCAGaagctctgacatgttacaTAACACACATCGCTCCTCACCTCCAGTATGTTTGGACCTCATGCTGCCCGAGGCATTTTTCCCCCCTAACAGCCCCGTGCTCTCAGAGGGATTGGTTAAACAAAGCTTCACTAATGTCACAGGGAGCTCTCACAGTACCTGTGTCTGAGGACAGCTGAGTTCTCTGAGGTTTGGGGGCGACGGTGCGACCGAAGAAATCCACCTCCGGCTGCGGGACACaaacagagtgaagaggaggatgaagacttTCAACAGGAAGTTCAACACTGTCCTCAATAAAAAGGTCAATAACAACGAGCAAACACACGCTCACTCTCTCATTAGCCTATTTTCCCAGTTTCATCATTGGGGACCGTAACCCAGTGACTTCTCATTATCCTCATTCCTGCCCCCTAGAGGTTCGTCTCTTCATCACTGAGCTATTAAAACACTACAGCTCATTCTAACAGACAGATGTTCAGGGAGAACAGCTGCAGGCAGCCCCTCTCTGGCTCCACCTACAGGTTTTTGTTTATCATGGCCAGGGATCTGGGTCCTGACCCCTGACCAGGTCCTGACACTTCTAAAGTTCAGACGTGgttttaacatctgtcctgattGATCCAATCAAAAGTGGACATCTCTAAGTTCATTAGTTCATAATTAAGACCATATTTGGAGCCTAACAATCAGATTATTGAATGTGACACTTTTCTTAGACTAAAAGAATGTGGTCACATGTATCCCAGACAACCTCCGAATGTGAACTGAGTGATTGGGTGTTGTTACATCTGGACTTCGAGCTACAAATGTTAACACTAGGTCCGAACAGGTTTGAAGGGGAAACCAGTTGgactctgtttctgtgtgtgtgtttgtgtgtttaaactcACCCTGATCTCCACTGTGGCCTGTTTGACAATGGTCTCCAGCCTCTGCTGATGGTTACTGGTTGATGTGTGACCAGcgctctttttttcttcctttttctgcAGCCGATAGTCACAGTGGATTATAAACACATTAGATTATTAACACACACGTTGGCCTAATTATCTGTGCTGCAAATACAACAAAACCCGAAATCTCTTGGCTAAAGCGTGTTGTGCGTTTGACGTCTCACCGCTGCAGGGTTTCGCTGCAGCATCAGTTGCTCAGCTCTCCTCATCCGTTCTTGCTCCATCTCCCGGCTgatggtttgtttggcctgatAAGTCAGCTGGCGATGTGGTGGCAGGCCCGGAAACGTCACCACCTCCTCAACAcgcctgcaaacacacacaaacacacacactaaagaaaTAGCTCTTCACAAACAAGAGTCACACACAGTTGTTTACATTAACACTTTAATCGTGACGCAGCTGACACGGGGGTGAACCCTGTTAGAATAATAAAACGCTTTGTGCCAtcgttgatgttttttttaataataaaacccTGAATCTGCAGCATCTAAAACCTTAATCCTCTTAACACTGATCTccatctaacacacacacacacacacacacacacacacaactcacacacacaatctcaacCCTCACTCACATCAATGACTGATGGAGCTAAAACTTAACAAATAAGATTAAGATAAAACCAGTCTGTGTGACTAAAAGCTATTTATTGCATCACTATAAAATATTGATGCTGTTATACTTTGCAAACTCCAATGAAAGAGCCACTTGGCTAAAACTCCCCTGGAACATGGCTGTGTGATATGACTACATATATTAGGCTCCATCGTTTCTTCCACTCTGACGCATTCACACTctttacatatacatattttcACATCACGTGAACAAAGCTTTGTCTTCGTCTACACGGCTTCATGAGGGCAACACAAACAAGAGTGGACGTGACACAGGAAGGGGGGGTTCTGTCAGTTAAACAGTATGTTTGGTATTTATATCTCTGATCATATTAACAGTTTAGATTGCAGTATAGTTGAACAAAATATTTCTATATTATTTATTAGAGATATTAATATCTATTTTATATATGGTGTGTTGATTACATTATAAGAAATACGCATCTGCACGTGGTTAGTTTGTTTAAAATATAGATTTACATCAAATGTGGATATTTATGTATATTGGGATATGAAACTTTGGTCATATCACACAGCCTTATCTTTTAACATATCGCTTTATACACTTTACACTGTCCAGAAAATATTCAGTAGTTTAACCTTTGACAAAGACATTTATCTGTTTAGCTGTTGAGATGTAAACACAAGAAGTCGTCATCTTCAGAATACCGgtgaactaaaaaaaaaaaaagggttttacACTACAAACAAaccctggttcagtttgatccggacTATGACCGTCTCCTGGTTGGACCAAAGTTTGGTCCATTGGTCTAAACAGTGGCTCGAGTCACCTGTGATCTTGGTTGGGTGGAGTCCAACCAATCAACCAGAGCATCTAATTAAATCAACCCTCTGGGACTGGGCGTATCCACTTTACCCATGAGGCCTCAGAGAGTGTTGTTGTGGTGAGCGAGCGATGGCAGGTACAGGAAGGTGTAGATCAGGAGAAGCACCAGCAGAGCTCCCAGCAGAGGCAGGCCCCAGTCGTTGGTGACCAGCACGTTGTCACAGCGAGCCTGCAGGAAGGAGCCCCCCCGGACATTCCGCTGCTCCACAGCCTGTGACGGCATGGCTGAGGTGACCGACTACTTATCCCATTCACCAGAGTCTCCGCTTTCCTCAGGCGTCATAAAAAAAAGATCCAAATAAACAGTGCTCGCTCTTTCCAGCTCTGTCTTCTGATTCAATATTCCtctgttttgttgatgttgTCCAGCGTTTCCAACAGCTATTTCCTCTCCCCCATCCTTTGACCCGTTTTTTCCATCCACCTGCATCCACCCAACTGGTGAGTCTTTGCAGTTCAGCACCTGGCtcccacaccaacacacacgcaaacactaGGTGCTAAGGGGATTATTTTCTAAGCCTACATTCAGAGACCCACAGTGCGAACAAGAGAAGTGACCTTCAACATCCCAGGAACACGCATCTGCTCCACATGTGTCCACATGCATGACACAGCGGGAtagaggtgagtgtgtgtgtgtgtgtgtgtgtgtctgtgtgtgttagtactCACGGCTCCAGCACGTATGTGTACTGTCCCTCAGGCGTACGGTCCTGCCTGTAGGAGAGGTTGTAGGCCAACATGGTGTTGATCAGCTCCCGcatctgctccttctctctgctgctgaacagCTGAGGATTCACCTGGAGGAATAAACAGGACGTGAGATCAGCCTGAGTCACTGACAAGTTTACTCTTACTGACGTAATCAGTGATGGTTTTCTCCATTCCTCTAAATCCAGTGccatagaaaataaatgtacatgGTTTAGAGTCTTGTCATGTGGTTATTAGACTCTGGGCGGATTTCCACTCACtacatatacatacagacacatatgAAGGCATcctgttattgtttttacttACAGGCCGTAGTTTTGGACTGATGATGTTGAGGAGCAGCGTGAGAATGTCAAGACTCAGACTGAGGTGGCTGATCCTGGTTCTGATGGATGGTGGGATATCAGCCAACATGGAGGACAAGGCGTTCCTACTGGCCAGGAGACGGGTGGAGGCCTGTAGAGGACACAACAAGGACTCAGTGAGAACGTACCTGCTTAAAGGATGTCAtgcactttgtttttgtttgggtCCTTATGTTATTTgtcacacagcttcacagtaGAGTGTGTAGTTGATCAGTAACTGTACCTCGTACTGGCTGTGGGGATAACTGATGCGGGGCACGTGTGTGttggcaaacaggaagtggaacgtGACGGACAGGAAGGGCAGGTATCTCATCAGGGAGAAGTTCTGGTTGTGCAGAATCTGTTGGTTTAACCGGTCTGAGAACGAGAGCCAATCCAGAGCCTCGCACACACAGTCCATGTTGGGGTCCCTCACACGCATGGCCAGATAATTATCATACAGACCCTGAGAGAAAGGACAGATGCGAGTAAAGCGTGGGCCAATGCTTTTAGTGCTTTTCTGAATACTaggatttcaaataaaatagtTTGTTCTTTACCTGAGAAACCTTCTCATACTCTCCACTGGATGAAGACAAGTGTAGAATGTGCTGAAACCTCTGAGCTCCCACTCCTGGGCCTGGTGTCCCGTCAAACCCTTCCCCAATGCGTTTCCTTAGAGGACAAATCAGGACAAGTGATCAACATCTACTTAGTGAGGGACAAAGAAGACAAATAACTGCTTTCGAGTTGTGAATATGCTTCAGTTTCTGCATGTTTAATCTACCATCTGTTTAATATTCTCACCGACCAAAGAACAAAAGCTATAAATGAAAACCAGCAGGGATCATAAAAGCTTAGAATTACTGTATTTACCAAGGGATTGATATTTGTATCGTGCTTGGCACATTCCAGCTGTTTTAGACAGTAAATCCTAATATCAAATATGATCttatataatcaaatataaCATGAACTAAATAGGCAGAAAAATAAGAACTTGAGGGATGAATGGAAAGGTCGActtataaaataaacaattatttaagGTCCACATATTTTACATAAGATCAGTGGTCTGCAAAAGAggatttaaatttttaaataacttttgtaAAAAGCATTTTACATGAAAAAGCATTttacatgaaatgacacaataaaaaagaaactatatgaaatgtgaaataacagtgaaaattaaatcaatacTTTTTATAGATTGACAAATTCTGTTTCTTATGTCACTATTGAAGTCCACAGTAAATGCAAACTTAGTCACAGGTCCCACTTTGCCCACAGTGAATATTgttgttaataaataaaaaaggtctCTGCATCCGGCAGATACAGCAAAATGATTTCATGACAAACTCACAAACTtagacaagaggacaaatacCGTTTTGTTCGTGGTAACTGGAAGATCTCCTGCCACAGATGGAACAAGCCTTTGTTCTGATCCTTCTGTCCCACGGAGACGCACTGGATCGTCTTGGTGTTGAGCTGCTTGTGGCCACGACCGTGGAGGAACTGCTCAGATacacacattgaaatcacaGTTACCATTAGACAGATGCTCACCTACATGTAGGCCCCTCCTTCACAGTGCTGACACCCACCTGCAGTGTGTTGATGCAAGACCTGATGTCGTTGTCTGTCTTCTCACACAGGGACATCAGAGTGCCTGTGTCCGTCTTCATCCCCTGATGGAGAGAAATCTGCAAAGAAGGAAGAAAACAGGGGTCATACACCAAAATGCAGCATTCGTGTGGCTCGgtctcttcctgtgtgtgtgtgcgtgctgacCTCAGACAGTCTCTGTGCGAGGCGGGTAGGCTGAGTCTGAGGGAAAGCCAGAAGGAAGGCCTGCAGCCGGAGAGGCCTGAGCGCTGGAACATAACTAACAGGAAACAGAGGCCATCAGAAACAAGCTGGAAGAAATGTTATAAGTCACACATGTAGTGAATTTTTTTGGTGCTGCTGTTGAACGCCACAGTCTCTCTTACAGGTCGTTACAGATGCAGATGATTGGTCGAAGCAGAATGGactccttcttctttttcttcttcgcAGTCTCTGCTCCGCTCTCGCCGCCATGTCCGTCTTTCCTGTTCAGAGTTGCTAACAGAATGTTGATGGCAGCCTGTCGAGCACCAAAGATTAAACACAAGAATAGATAAAGATATTTTGCTAGATTTGAaccacattattattattatcaggtTAGTTTGCTGGTGCCCTGAACGTACCGCCGGCGCTCCATCAATCTCATCAATAATGAGACAGTTTGGTCTCTGGTCGCCTCCCAGCACGGACTTCATCTGCGTCGCTGTGTCGATGCGTTTCTGGAAAATCTCTGCACTGCGGTCAtcactgtaaaaacatgaaCCGTTCCAATGGAATCACTACGGGAGGATTCCTCTGGAACTAATTCTTGTTCATTTACGTGTATCATGAGGTGAAGTGTGGATTTAGTTTTTTCTAACCTGGCATTGATTTCCACGACATTGTATCCAGCGTGTTTGGCGATAACATGAGCCAGGGTGGTCTTCCCCAAACCTGGAGGGCCAGACAACAATGTTACCTAGAGAGGGACAAAGataaattagttattttataTCAGCTAAAGGTCATTCTACTGACACGATCATGCAGATGTTCCACCTTGTATTTGGGTCGTTTGTACTGATCCAGTTCCGCCTCCAGTATCTCCTCAGTCATCTCTATCTTGGTCTTGAAGCGAGTTGGATTCGGGTTGCCTTGGTTGGGTTTGAATGAGTGATTGAACGAGTGTTGTTGGGCAGGCTGTCTCTCAGGGCGGACAGGGCGGGACTTCCTCTCTTTTCCAAACACTACAGTGTCCCAAAGTTTAAGCCACTTCAGCAGACAGCGGTTGGTAAACTGCAAGGAAAAGCAATCGCACACATATGGTGTTCAAGCAGTGTCCAGGAGAAGACTTGGATTTATACGTAAAAGAGCACTTTTTGATTTTcttacaaacacagacatgctcTGCTGTAAAGAAACACGACTTACATCATCACTGAGAAGCTCTGTGTAGTGTCGGGGAGAAAATCTGTCGACCCAGAGACGCGATCTTCGACCTTCTGTGTCATCAGGATCTTCAAAATCTTCATCTCCTCTGGTTTCAGACTCAACAAGCCCATCGTTCACACTGCTGTAATTGAACGTAAACAGTACTAAGAGCATGTATTCATATTCAcaatgtttgcatgtgtgtataaATTAGATaaaagagggggtggggggggcgggtaCCTggccagcagctctgtgagccGCTGAGATTccaacacaacctgctgatggCGCTGTGGGATTAAAAACCGAGGAGAATATGTGAAAAACTATAGAAGTGAAATTTTTTTGATAAAAATTATAGAATTACATTGAACAGGTAGATGACTGGATAAAGCAAATGAATTATTGtattcagtttgttttgagctcaaaaagaaaacacagacattaGATAAAAACCTCTTTTTCAATTATAACTGTAAAATTCAAGAACATTTACTTATGACAAGATAAGCTTGGTGTCTTCATTGTTTTGTATCAGATGACTTAAATCCTTGAAAATTGTGCTTTATTCGGCAGCAGATAAACTCAGGTTTAATTGAAAATATTGTGTTATTCACCTTTTGCCACTGTGACCAAAGAGAATAAACTGTGTGGTGCGGTGCAAACTACTTCACAGTTAATACACATACAACACCCACTGCATTACTCACCCTCtcagcttcttcctctctcagctCCCTTATCGGCACCGCCAGCAGCCCCAGTTCGCCCTGGAAGTTTGGTGCCACTCTGGTATCCACTACCTGGAGAAGCACACAGGTGAGAAATCAGTATATACTGGACACCAGAGGTTTGTAAGAGTTAGTCAGTGTTTTAAAACAAGGTACTATGAGGGgtctgtgtgtaactgtgtttgtgtgattgctgAGGAGTTTAACCTTTGTCTCTAATTCTTCTTTCTGTCGGAGGTAGACCCGACTCCCTGCCGAGTCCGTCACACTGATGTACTCTCCGTCTAACGGAGGTCGCTTCAGCACACACTGAGATGCTGGCACTGCTGAAGGAGGTCGCCAGGGCGTCTCTGGGATTGTATCAAAGCCACTGATGTCCAACACACCAGGAGTAGACCTGGAAAACAGACATAGTTTAGAATATTCCAAATCGGCAAAGTTATGTTTTAAATTGCATTCAACAACCAAACCTCTACTCGACTGCTAACAGCTATTTCAATTCCCGATCTTCATCGTCCCTCCGTCCTACCTGAAGGTGCCAGATGGTTCATACTGCTCTGGAGAGGATGGAGGTGTGACGTCAGCATTCCGCGATGGGACTTTCTTCTCTCGAGTTGGTGATTTGCTGAAAAGCCGCTTGACCACACCCTGTTCCTGCTTCTGCCGTTTCGCCTGTGGAGCTAAAAAGACAAAATCAGATTTAAAGTACAAACGTATGACAATAACAATGAAAACCAAGGACACACAACAAGAGTGAACTCACTGGTGGGCTTCTCATCCAGCAGGTGCTCTATGTCTGAAATGTCGTCTGCTTTAGCCCGAGTCTGATGTCCGTTCGCCTTGGGAGCTTCGTCTGGGccattcacagacacatttgTATAATGATTATTACTGCTAGAAATGATCAGCTGATGAAACACTCACAACAAAACTAATAAGTTTTAGAACTAATTCAAAATATAAGTAATTCTTTGAAACAAACATTTGCACTTTTCCAGCTTTTCCTGTGTGAAAATGGGCTGTTTTAATATGTCTAAGTAATTTGAATGCATTCACTCAGGATCAGGGTCATTTTAACCAGCATGTCCCCTTCATACACAGTCATCACTTCTGTCATGGAGTCTATGTTTGCATTGCTGTTTGTAttttagcaggattatacaaaaactactgaaaagattgtgagattttgtgtttttcagcatTTAGTGAATTTGTGATAATGCAGAGATCTTGATGTCAAAAATCTGGCTCATAAAACACACTCAAAATCACCAGGGGACTGATTTTTATGAGTGTGCTAATGCTTTTAAAGATCTATTAGAAAACAGTGATATGTAAAGTATGAATGTGAccaataaagtaaatgtttcTTAACTAAGATGAACAGCTGctcagttgtttatttattgttagcTTCTGAGGATGTGCACAAAGAAGCTAAAACGAGTTAATGATAAATAATGACGTGTTTTATACAGAAGTTAGttcaagtttaagtttaagtttgcTCAGGACTCACCCTCCATCTGAGCCAGAACCTCCAGCTCGTCTGCGAACTGGTCCTCGAACTCATCCTCGATCCCGAACATTTCGTCATACTCGTCCATGTTGAACACACGTTGAGAGACACTGTGG
The sequence above is a segment of the Limanda limanda chromosome 2, fLimLim1.1, whole genome shotgun sequence genome. Coding sequences within it:
- the chtf18 gene encoding chromosome transmission fidelity protein 18 homolog — protein: MDEYDEMFGIEDEFEDQFADELEVLAQMEDEAPKANGHQTRAKADDISDIEHLLDEKPTTPQAKRQKQEQGVVKRLFSKSPTREKKVPSRNADVTPPSSPEQYEPSGTFRSTPGVLDISGFDTIPETPWRPPSAVPASQCVLKRPPLDGEYISVTDSAGSRVYLRQKEELETKVVDTRVAPNFQGELGLLAVPIRELREEEAERRHQQVVLESQRLTELLASSVNDGLVESETRGDEDFEDPDDTEGRRSRLWVDRFSPRHYTELLSDDFTNRCLLKWLKLWDTVVFGKERKSRPVRPERQPAQQHSFNHSFKPNQGNPNPTRFKTKIEMTEEILEAELDQYKRPKYKVTLLSGPPGLGKTTLAHVIAKHAGYNVVEINASDDRSAEIFQKRIDTATQMKSVLGGDQRPNCLIIDEIDGAPAAAINILLATLNRKDGHGGESGAETAKKKKKKESILLRPIICICNDLYVPALRPLRLQAFLLAFPQTQPTRLAQRLSEISLHQGMKTDTGTLMSLCEKTDNDIRSCINTLQFLHGRGHKQLNTKTIQCVSVGQKDQNKGLFHLWQEIFQLPRTKRKRIGEGFDGTPGPGVGAQRFQHILHLSSSSGEYEKVSQGLYDNYLAMRVRDPNMDCVCEALDWLSFSDRLNQQILHNQNFSLMRYLPFLSVTFHFLFANTHVPRISYPHSQYEASTRLLASRNALSSMLADIPPSIRTRISHLSLSLDILTLLLNIISPKLRPVNPQLFSSREKEQMRELINTMLAYNLSYRQDRTPEGQYTYVLEPRVEEVVTFPGLPPHRQLTYQAKQTISREMEQERMRRAEQLMLQRNPAAKKEEKKSAGHTSTSNHQQRLETIVKQATVEIRPEVDFFGRTVAPKPQRTQLSSDTGEKCPVLAMGAAVGNSDVWFRFNEGMSNAVRRNVYIRELL